The Streptococcus sanguinis genome contains the following window.
AAAAATTCCCGCTCTATCGTGTCTTTGAAACAGTTCGCTTTGAAGCCAAACGCTACGGAGTTGGAATCCTCGGCTCAGAAGTCATCGGTTTGGCGCCAGCTAAGGCTTTGATTGATGCAGCAGAATACTATCTGCAAATCGAAGACTTTGACTACGGCAAGCAAGTTCTGGAAAACCATTTGCTGGGCTAGGAGGACAGAAATCCATGAAATTAGTAGATTTAAGCTTGACAGAATTTGCCCAAGTCCTAGGCTCAGATGCTCCTGCACCAGGAGGTGGGTCTGCCGCTGCTCTATCCGCAGCGAACGGTATTTCCCTGACCAAGATGGTTTGCGAATTAACCCTTGGCAAGAAAAAATACGCAGAATTTGAAGCAGAAATTGCTCAAGTGCACGCAGAAAGTGCCCGCCTCCAAGAAAGCCTGCTCGCAGCTATTGACAAGGACACTGAAGCATTTAATCTGGTCTCCGCCGTCTTTGATATGCCTAAGGAGACTGACGAAGACAAGGCTGCCCGTCGGGAAGCGATGCAACAAGCTCTCAAGGAAGCGACCAAGTCACCTTATGGCATGATGGAAGACATCTTGGATGCCCTGCAAACAACTCAAAAGGCTGTCGGTAAATCCAATACCAATGCTGCCAGCGACCTGGGAGTAGCAGCTCTCAACCTTAAGGCTGGCCTGCAAGGGGCTTGGCTCAATGTCCTCATCAACTTGTCAGGCGTCAAGGATGAAGCATTCGTCGCAGACTACCGCAGCAAGGGTGAAGACCTACTGCAAAAAGGCTGCGCTCTAGCCGATGAAATTTATCAAGAAATTTTGAAAGTTGTCTAATAGATAAACGGAAGAGAAGTCTATTTTTTCCCATGAATGGACTTCCTTTTCTCAAGAGGTAACAATATGGTTTTATCAGATATTGAAATTGCGAATTCGGTTCAAATGAAGCCCATCAAAGAGGTAGCAGAAAAGCTAGGAATTGCTGAAGATGCCCTGTCTCTTTATGGAAATCACAAGGCAAAAATCAGTGCCGGCCAACTGGAAGCCTTAAAAGACAAGCCAGACGGCAAACTGATTCTCGTGACAGCTATTTCCCCGACACCAGCTGGAGAAGGTAAGACAACGACTTCTGTCGGATTGGTCGATGCTCTAGCTGCTATCGGTAAGAAAGCCGTTATCGCTCTGCGGGAGCCTTCACTCGGACCTGTCTTTGGTATCAAGGGCGGAGCTGCTGGCGGTGGTCACGCTCAAGTTGTGCCTATGGAGGACATCAACCTCCACTTCACTGGTGACTTTCATGCCATCGGTGTTGCCAACAACTTGCTGGCAGCCCTCATCGATAACCACATCCACCATGGCAATGCCTTAGGCATCGACTCTCGCCGCATCACTTGGAAGCGGGCAGTGGATATGAATGACCGGCAACTGCGCCACATCGTAAATGGCTTGCAAGGTAAGGTCAACGGTGTTCCACGTGAAGATGGTTTTGACATCACAGTTGCTTCTGAGGTTATGGCTATTCTCTGTCTGTCAGAAAATATTACTGACCTCAAGAACCGTTTGGAAAAGATTATCATTGGCTACAGCTTTGACGGTAAGCCAGTAACTGCCAAGGATCTAAAAGCTGGTGGCGCTATGGCGGCTGTCCTCAAAGACGCCATCCATCCAAACTTGGTTCAAACTCTGGAACACACACCAGCCTTGATTCACGGCGGACCTTTCGCCAACATTGCTCATGGCTGTAACAGTGTCCTAGCTACCAAGCTAGCTCTCAAGTATGCCGACTATACAGTCACAGAAGCTGGTTTTGGTGCTGACCTCGGTGCTGAAAAATTCATTGATATCAAGTGTCGTACATCTGGTCTTCGTCCATCGGCTGTAGTTCTGGTTGCTACTATCCGCGCTCTCAAGATGCACGGTGGTGTGGCTAAGAGTGATTTGGCTGAAGAAAATGTCCAAGCTGTTGTAGACGGACTGCCAAACTTAGAAAAACATCTGGAAAATATTCAAGATGTTTATGGCCTGCCAGCAGTCGTTGCTATCAATAAATTCCCGCTGGACACCGAAGCAGAACTGCAAGCAGTTTATGACGCCTGCCAAAAACGCGGAGTTGACGTAGTGATTTCTGACGTCTGGGCTAATGGCGGAGCTGGCGGTAAAGAATTGGCTGAAAAAGTCGTTGAATTGGCCGAAGGAGACAATCACTTCCAATTTGTATATAATGAAGAGGACTCCATTGAGACCAAGCTCAACAAAATTGTTACTAAGGTCTATGGAGGCAAGGGCGTTCGCCTGACTCCTGCTGCTAAACGTGAGCTCAAACAACTGGAAGAACTGGGCTTCTCCAACTATCCTATCTGTATGGCTAAGACCCAGTACTCTTTCTCAGATGATGCTAAAAAGCTGGGCGCACCTAAAGACTTTGTTGTGACTATCAGCCAGCTCAAAGTTTCTGCTGGTGCAGGCTTCATCGTTGCTCTGACTGGGGCGATCATGACCATGCCAGGGCTGCCTAAAGTGCCAGCCAGCGAAAAGATTGATGTTGACAAAGACGGCAATATCAGCGGTTTGTTCTAATAAATACCAAAAATGATAACCCTTCTAAAAGTAAATGATTTTCAAGTTTCCGATTGGTCGGGGGGAAAGACAAAACAGCTTTATCTTTCCCCGCCAACTGGCCACTATGGCAAGCGGGACTTTGACTATCGCCTCTCAACAGCGACTGTGGAGTTGGCTGAAAGTCAGTTTTCTGACCTCAGCGGCTTTCACCGCATTCTCATGAGCCTGGACCACACACTTCATCTCCACAATGCTAGTCGGCAGGAGGAAACGGTTCTAGCTCCCTTTACTCCCTATGTCTTTGAAGGGAGTGATTCTATAACAAGTCGGGGGACTTGTACCGACTTTAACTTAATCTACAGCGACCATTATCAGGGACAGATGATTGCCATCTTGAATGAGCAAGAGCTTAGCCGAGATGACGAAATTCAATTTATCTATGCCTTGAGTAATCTGACGGTGACGGGAACAGACCTGCCAGCACTTAATCTAGAGGCAGAGCAGCTTCTGATAGTGGAAAAAGAGACTCAGGAAACTGAGCTGCAAATAATGTTTTCGAGTAACCAGCCAAAGGGCGCTCCCCTTGCTATATGGGCTGGTTTGACCCACATCCCTACTAAGTAAAGATACCATGATGCCTTGTCACCATTCTATCTTTACTTGGAAAGGATCCCATATCTCTAAAGGAGAAACATTATTATGGATGCAACTAAACTCACTGCACAAGAACAAGAACAGGAAAAAGCCAAATTTAGCTTTTCCGGTGCAACTCTCTACGGTATCAACGCCGTTATCGGTTCAGGGATTTTCCTCCTACCGCAAAAGATTTATAAAGGACTTGGTCCTGCCTCTCTAGCTGTCATGCTTGGAACAGCCCTCCTCGTTATTCTACTAGCCGTCTGCTTGGCAGAAACTGCTGGTTATTTTAATAAAAACGGTGGAGCTTTCCAATATTCCAAAGCGGCCTTTGGAAACTTTGTGGGCTTTAATGTAGGTTTTCTGGGCTGGGTCGTAACCATTATCGCTTGGGCTGCTATGGCAGCAGCATTTGCAAGACTTTTTGTTATTACTTTTAAAGCCTTTGAACCTTATGAGCTGATTCTCAGTGTGAGCCTGATTATCCTACTCAGTTTGATGAATATCTCTGGTCTTAAGACTTCAAAAATATTCACCCTAACTGCTACTGTAGCTAAGCTCATTCCGATCATTGCCTTTAGTCTATGTGCTATTTTCTTTATCAAAGACGGAATAGCAAAAGGAAACTTCACTCCATTTCTTCAGCTAGAACCTGGCGTAGATATCATGAAGGCTATCTCTAGCACAGCCATTTATATCTTCTACGGATTTATCGGATTTGAAACCATGTCTATCGTTGCTGGTGAAATGCGCAACCCAGAAAAGAACGTACCTCGGGCTATCTTAGGCTCCATTAGTATTGTTTCTGTACTCTATATGCTCATCATTGCTGGAACCATCGCCATGCTGGGTAGCCGTATCTTGCAAACAGATGCTTCTGTACAAGATGCCTTTGTAGAGATGATCGGTCCTGCTGGAGCTTGGATTATTTCTATCGGAGCTCTTATCTCTATCACTGGTCTTAATATCGGTGAATCTGTCATGGTCCCGCGTTTTGGGGCGGCCATCGCAGAAGAAGGCTTGCTGCCTAAGAAAATAGCAGAAACCAACTCTAAAAATGCCCCTATAGTTGCCATTATTATTTCAGGAATCCTGGCCATCGTCCTGCTCTTCTCTGGTAAATTTGAAGAATTGGCAGCTCTTAGCGTGGTCTTCCGCTTCTTCCAATACATCCCAACTGCTCTAGCTGTACTAGTATTAAGAAAGAAATATCCAGATAAGAAAGTGGTCTTCCGAGTTCCATTTGGTCCTGTAATTCCAATTTTGGCGGTTCTAGTCAGCCTCGTCATGATTTGGGGTGAAAATCCAATGAACTATGTTTACGGCCTTATCGGTGTCCTTATCGCCAGTGCAGTATACTTTATCTATATAGTACTGATTTGTAAAAATAAAGTTCCTGAACAAGAAGGAGAATAAATCTTATGTCACATGTAATCAATTTGGATGGCGAACACCTTACTTTAGAAGACGTCATCGCAGTAGCCCGACATGGAGCCACCTGCGAAATCAATGAAGAAGCTAAAAAAGCTGTAGAAGCTTCCCGTAAAATCGTAGATGACATCGTCCGTGAAAAGCGGGTAGTCTATGGTGTTACAACTGGATTTGGCTCTCTCTGCAATGTCAGCATCTCACCAGAAGATACGACTCAGCTGCAAGAAAACCTAATCCGTACGCACTCCTCAGGCTACGGCGATCCCCTGCCAGAAGATGCAGTCCGCGCGATTATGTTAATTCGGATTAATTCCTTGGTCAAGGGCTATTCTGGCATCCGCTTGTCCACTGTCGAAAAGCTTCTGGAATTGCTCAATAAAGGTGTTGTCCCTTACATTCCGGAAAAAGGCTCTTTGGGTGCCTCTGGTGACTTAGCACCGCTGGCTCACATGGTTCTGCCTATGCTAGGACTTGGCCGTGCTTACTATCAAGGTGAACTGCTCTCTGGACAAGAAGCTTTGGACAAAGCCGGTATCGAGAAAATTGCTCTAGCAGCTAAGGAAGGGCTGGCACTGATTAACGGTACGACTGTCCTGACAGGTATCGGAGCTCTGGCTACCTATGATGCCATCCAGCTGCTTAAATTATCAGATGTCGCTGGCGCTCTTTCCATGGAAGTCCACAATGGTATTACCAGTCCTTTCGAAGAAGAGTTACACACCATTCGACCTCAGAGCGGACAGCTAGCTACAGCCCGCAATATCCGCAACCTTCTAGAAGGCAGTGGAAATACAACCGTAGCCACTCAACAACGGGTCCAAGACCCATATACCCTGCGTTGTATTCCTCAGATTCATGGTGCCAGCAAGGACTCTATCGCTTATGTCAAGACCAAGGTTGAGATTGAAATCAACTCCGTTACAGACAACCCTATCATCACCAAGGAAGGTCATGTCATCTCAGGCGGTAACTTCCACGGTGAACCAATGGCTCAGCCATTCGACTTCCTCGGTATCGCTATTTCTGAAATCGGTAATGTATCCGAGCGTCGTGTGGAACGTCTGGTCAACAGCCAACTGAGCAAGCTGCCATCCTTCTTGGTCAAACACCCAGGACTCAACTCTGGCTTTATGATTACCCAGTATGCTTGTGCTTCACTTGCTTCTGAGAACAAGGTTCTGTCTCATCCAGCCAGCGTAGACTCTATCCCATCTTGTGAAAACCAAGAGGACTTTGTCAGCATGGGAACTACTGCAGCACGCAAGGCAGCTGAAATTCTCAAGAATTCTCGCCGCATCGTAGCAACAGAAATCATGGCAGCCTGCCAAGCTCTGGATCTGAAACCAGAAAACCATGAACTTGGTAAAGGAACCAAGCCGGCCTACAACCTCTTCCGTCAGCATGTCCGCTTTATCGAGTTTGATAAAGACATCGAAATCTACGAAGAACTCAACAAGGCTTCTGAGCTGATTGAAAACGAAGAATTCCTAGCAGCCGTTGAAAAGGCTGTAGACTTGAGCATTCAGTTTTAAAGCTGATGCCCCTGAAAAAAGCTAACCTAAGAAGCCCGCTCTCGTTCAGCTGGGCTTCTTTTCCCGCCAAAAGCCATTGACAGGCTTGGTGGAAACTCTTATAATAAAGTCGCAAGTATCGTTATGGAAAAGGACAAAATCATGTTAGAAGATTACTATCAGCTAGATAACAGCTACTATCATAAGAGACTGGATGATGATTTATATGCTGCCAAGTGGGGGATGGTTATTGAGTTTTTGGACTTAAATGCCCCTAACTTAAGACCCTTTGACGGGGTCAACTTTGCCTTGATTGGCTTCAAGAGTGACAAAGGGGTTTATATCAACCACGGCCGAGTGGGGGCTGTCGAAGGGCCACAAGCTATCCGAACCCAGCTGGCCAAACTTCCTTGGCATCTGGGCAGAAACGTCCGCGTCTTTGATGTTGGTGATATTGACGGCCCTAACCGCTCTCTGGAGCAGCTGCAGCAAAGCTTGGCTCGAGCAGTCAAACGCCTGCGAGAGCTCAATCTCCGGCCTATTGTCCTAGGGGGCGGCCACGAAACAGCCTACGGCCACTATCTGGGACTTAAGTCGTCACTAGCTCCTGACCAAGACTTGGCCGTCATCAATATGGACGCCCATTTTGATTTGCGTCCCTATGACCAGACTGGTCCCAACTCTGGTACCGGTTTTCGCCAGATGTTTGATGACACTCTGGCTCAGAAGCAGGCCTTTAACTACCTTATCCTAGGGATTCAGGAGCACAATAACAATCTCTTTCTCTTTGACTTTGTGGCAAAATCCAAGGCTATCCAGTTTCTGACTGGAATGGATATTTACCAAATGGGTTACAAGGAAGTCTGTAAAGCAGTTGATGACTTTCTAGCCGGCAAGGAGCAGGTCTATTTGACCATTGATATTGACTGCTTTGCAGCTGGTGCTGCTCCTGGTGTCAGTGCCATTCAGTCGCTCGGTGTGGATCCCAATCTAGCTGTTTTGGTCTTCCAGCACATCGCTGCCTCAGGTAAGTTGATCGGCTTTGACATCGTCGAAGTCTCTCCGCCTCACGATATAGACAA
Protein-coding sequences here:
- a CDS encoding sugar ABC transporter substrate-binding protein, which produces MKLVDLSLTEFAQVLGSDAPAPGGGSAAALSAANGISLTKMVCELTLGKKKYAEFEAEIAQVHAESARLQESLLAAIDKDTEAFNLVSAVFDMPKETDEDKAARREAMQQALKEATKSPYGMMEDILDALQTTQKAVGKSNTNAASDLGVAALNLKAGLQGAWLNVLINLSGVKDEAFVADYRSKGEDLLQKGCALADEIYQEILKVV
- a CDS encoding formate--tetrahydrofolate ligase; this encodes MVLSDIEIANSVQMKPIKEVAEKLGIAEDALSLYGNHKAKISAGQLEALKDKPDGKLILVTAISPTPAGEGKTTTSVGLVDALAAIGKKAVIALREPSLGPVFGIKGGAAGGGHAQVVPMEDINLHFTGDFHAIGVANNLLAALIDNHIHHGNALGIDSRRITWKRAVDMNDRQLRHIVNGLQGKVNGVPREDGFDITVASEVMAILCLSENITDLKNRLEKIIIGYSFDGKPVTAKDLKAGGAMAAVLKDAIHPNLVQTLEHTPALIHGGPFANIAHGCNSVLATKLALKYADYTVTEAGFGADLGAEKFIDIKCRTSGLRPSAVVLVATIRALKMHGGVAKSDLAEENVQAVVDGLPNLEKHLENIQDVYGLPAVVAINKFPLDTEAELQAVYDACQKRGVDVVISDVWANGGAGGKELAEKVVELAEGDNHFQFVYNEEDSIETKLNKIVTKVYGGKGVRLTPAAKRELKQLEELGFSNYPICMAKTQYSFSDDAKKLGAPKDFVVTISQLKVSAGAGFIVALTGAIMTMPGLPKVPASEKIDVDKDGNISGLF
- a CDS encoding amino acid permease; this encodes MDATKLTAQEQEQEKAKFSFSGATLYGINAVIGSGIFLLPQKIYKGLGPASLAVMLGTALLVILLAVCLAETAGYFNKNGGAFQYSKAAFGNFVGFNVGFLGWVVTIIAWAAMAAAFARLFVITFKAFEPYELILSVSLIILLSLMNISGLKTSKIFTLTATVAKLIPIIAFSLCAIFFIKDGIAKGNFTPFLQLEPGVDIMKAISSTAIYIFYGFIGFETMSIVAGEMRNPEKNVPRAILGSISIVSVLYMLIIAGTIAMLGSRILQTDASVQDAFVEMIGPAGAWIISIGALISITGLNIGESVMVPRFGAAIAEEGLLPKKIAETNSKNAPIVAIIISGILAIVLLFSGKFEELAALSVVFRFFQYIPTALAVLVLRKKYPDKKVVFRVPFGPVIPILAVLVSLVMIWGENPMNYVYGLIGVLIASAVYFIYIVLICKNKVPEQEGE
- the hutH gene encoding histidine ammonia-lyase, which translates into the protein MSHVINLDGEHLTLEDVIAVARHGATCEINEEAKKAVEASRKIVDDIVREKRVVYGVTTGFGSLCNVSISPEDTTQLQENLIRTHSSGYGDPLPEDAVRAIMLIRINSLVKGYSGIRLSTVEKLLELLNKGVVPYIPEKGSLGASGDLAPLAHMVLPMLGLGRAYYQGELLSGQEALDKAGIEKIALAAKEGLALINGTTVLTGIGALATYDAIQLLKLSDVAGALSMEVHNGITSPFEEELHTIRPQSGQLATARNIRNLLEGSGNTTVATQQRVQDPYTLRCIPQIHGASKDSIAYVKTKVEIEINSVTDNPIITKEGHVISGGNFHGEPMAQPFDFLGIAISEIGNVSERRVERLVNSQLSKLPSFLVKHPGLNSGFMITQYACASLASENKVLSHPASVDSIPSCENQEDFVSMGTTAARKAAEILKNSRRIVATEIMAACQALDLKPENHELGKGTKPAYNLFRQHVRFIEFDKDIEIYEELNKASELIENEEFLAAVEKAVDLSIQF
- the hutG gene encoding formimidoylglutamase, yielding MLEDYYQLDNSYYHKRLDDDLYAAKWGMVIEFLDLNAPNLRPFDGVNFALIGFKSDKGVYINHGRVGAVEGPQAIRTQLAKLPWHLGRNVRVFDVGDIDGPNRSLEQLQQSLARAVKRLRELNLRPIVLGGGHETAYGHYLGLKSSLAPDQDLAVINMDAHFDLRPYDQTGPNSGTGFRQMFDDTLAQKQAFNYLILGIQEHNNNLFLFDFVAKSKAIQFLTGMDIYQMGYKEVCKAVDDFLAGKEQVYLTIDIDCFAAGAAPGVSAIQSLGVDPNLAVLVFQHIAASGKLIGFDIVEVSPPHDIDNHTANLAASFVFYLTQVWAQAHD